From the genome of Psychroserpens ponticola, one region includes:
- a CDS encoding acyl-CoA reductase, with translation MDLQQRINAFVKLGNFLSQFTTEDIKKKDNIPHNDLFFDGFNHQIKLAHENNGWFKKDNIYFAINGWCNQLKINNIKQWLEKYQFNIESPKTIAVIMAGNIPLVGFHDFLSVLISGHHVLVKQSSNDKHLLPFFAKYLEYVEPEFKGRIQFTEDKLENFDAVIATGSDNTARYFEYYFKDKPSIIRKNRNSIAVLTGNESEDELKALSEDVFRYYGLGCRNVSKLFVPKDYDFDSFFKAMYDWHPIINENKYANNYDYNKAVYLMSEFEMLENGFLMLKEDESYSSPIATIFYERYNSLEKLKETIKEKSDQIQCVVSNGFLDNEIEFGHTQLPNLWDYADGIDTISFSLKIC, from the coding sequence ATGGATTTACAACAAAGAATTAACGCATTTGTAAAATTAGGAAACTTTTTAAGCCAATTTACAACTGAAGATATCAAGAAAAAAGATAATATTCCTCATAATGATTTATTTTTTGATGGGTTTAATCATCAGATTAAATTAGCACATGAAAACAATGGTTGGTTTAAAAAGGATAATATTTATTTCGCTATAAATGGATGGTGCAATCAATTGAAAATTAATAACATTAAGCAATGGTTAGAAAAGTATCAGTTTAATATTGAAAGCCCAAAGACAATCGCAGTTATTATGGCTGGAAATATTCCTTTAGTTGGTTTTCATGATTTTTTAAGCGTCTTAATTTCTGGTCATCATGTATTGGTGAAGCAGTCTTCTAACGACAAGCATTTATTGCCTTTTTTTGCTAAGTATTTGGAGTATGTTGAGCCTGAATTTAAAGGCCGAATTCAATTTACAGAAGATAAACTTGAAAATTTTGATGCAGTCATTGCTACAGGTAGCGATAATACAGCACGTTATTTCGAATACTACTTTAAAGATAAACCTTCTATTATTAGAAAAAATAGAAATTCAATTGCTGTTTTAACAGGAAATGAATCTGAAGATGAGTTAAAGGCATTGTCAGAAGATGTTTTTCGATATTATGGTTTAGGATGTAGAAATGTCTCAAAATTATTTGTTCCTAAAGACTATGATTTTGATAGCTTTTTTAAAGCTATGTATGATTGGCATCCTATCATTAATGAAAATAAATACGCCAATAATTATGATTATAATAAGGCTGTGTATTTAATGAGCGAATTTGAGATGCTAGAAAATGGTTTTCTGATGCTTAAAGAAGATGAAAGCTACTCCTCTCCTATTGCAACCATATTTTATGAACGCTATAACTCATTAGAAAAATTAAAAGAAACTATTAAGGAAAAATCTGATCAAATTCAATGTGTCGTTTCTAATGGTTTTTTAGATAATGAAATTGAATTCGGACATACACAATTGCCAAATCTTTGGGATTATGCAGATGGCATTGATACTATATCGTTTTCGTTGAAAATCTGTTAA